From a region of the Carettochelys insculpta isolate YL-2023 chromosome 29, ASM3395843v1, whole genome shotgun sequence genome:
- the HNRNPA1 gene encoding heterogeneous nuclear ribonucleoprotein A1 isoform X2: MSKSESPKEPEQLRKLFIGGLSFETTDESLRGHFEQWGTLTDCVVMRDPNTKRSRGFGFVTYSTVEEVDAAMNARPHKVDGRVVEPKRAVSREDSQRPGAHLTVKKIFVGGIKEDTEEHHLRDYFEQYGKIEVIEIMTDRGSGKKRGFAFVTFDDHDSVDKIVIQKYHTVNGHNCEVRKALSKQEMASASSSQRGRSGSGNFSGGRGGGFGGNDNFNRGSNFSGRGGFGGSRGGGYGGSGDGYNGFSNEGYGGGGGSGGPSYSGGSRGYGGGSNYDGYNNGGGGFGGGSGGGNFGGGGNYNDFGSYNNQSSNFGPMKGGNFGGRSSGPYGGGGGGGGGYGGSGSGGSYGGGRRF; this comes from the exons ATGTCCAAGTCTGAG TCTCCTAAGGAGCCTGAGCAGCTGCGCAAGCTCTTCATCGGCGGCCTGAGCTTCGAGACGACAGACGAGAGCCTTCGGGGCCACTTCGAGCAATGGGGCACGCTGACCGACTGCGTG GTAATGAGAGATCCAAATACCAAGCGTTCCAGGGGCTTTGGATTTGTTACATACTCTACAGTTGAAGAGGTTGATGCTGCCATGAATGCTAGACCACACAAAGTTGATGGCAGGGTTGTCGAGCCGAAGAGGGCAGTATCCAGAGAG GACTCTCAGAGACCCGGTGCTCACCTGACAGTGAAAAAAATTTTCGTTGGTGGGATTAAGGAAGACACAGAAGAGCACCACTTGAGAGACTACTTTGAACAGTATGGCAAAATTGAAGTGATTGAGATCATGACAGACCGTGGTAGTGGCAAGAAGAGAGGCTTTGCATTTGTCACTTTTGATGATCATGACTCTGTGGACAAGATTGTTA ttcAGAAATATCACACTGTGAATGGCCACAACTGTGAAGTGAGGAAAGCGTTGTCAAAGCAAGAAATGGCTAGCGCTTCATCCAGCCAAAGAG GTCGTAGTGGCTCTGGGAACTTCAGTGGTGGCCGTGGAGGTGGATTTGGTGGAAATGATAACTTTAACCGTGGCAGCAACTTCAGTGGTCGTG GTGGGTTTGGTGGCAGCCGCGGTGGTGGCTATGGAGGCAGTGGAGACGGCTATAATGGATTTAGCAATGAGG GttatggtggtggtggcggcagcggTGGCCCTAGCTACTCAGGAGGAAGCAGAGGCTATGGTGGCGGTAGCAATTATGATGGGTATAACAACGGAGGTGGTGGCTTTGGCGGTGGCAGTGGAG GAGGCAACTTTGGAGGAGGTGGCAACTACAATGACTTTGGCAGTTATAACAACCAATCTTCAAACTTTGGTCCTATGAAAGGCGGGAATTTCggaggcaggagctctgggccgtatggtggcggcggcggtggtggtg GTGGTTATGGTGGCTCCGGTAGTGGAGGTAGTTATGGCGGTGGTAGAAGGTTTTAA
- the HNRNPA1 gene encoding heterogeneous nuclear ribonucleoprotein A1 isoform X3, which translates to MAAGRARGGHRMRSPKEPEQLRKLFIGGLSFETTDESLRGHFEQWGTLTDCVVMRDPNTKRSRGFGFVTYSTVEEVDAAMNARPHKVDGRVVEPKRAVSREDSQRPGAHLTVKKIFVGGIKEDTEEHHLRDYFEQYGKIEVIEIMTDRGSGKKRGFAFVTFDDHDSVDKIVIQKYHTVNGHNCEVRKALSKQEMASASSSQRGRSGSGNFSGGRGGGFGGNDNFNRGSNFSGRGYGGGGGSGGPSYSGGSRGYGGGSNYDGYNNGGGGFGGGSGGGNFGGGGNYNDFGSYNNQSSNFGPMKGGNFGGRSSGPYGGGGGGGGGYGGSGSGGSYGGGRRF; encoded by the exons ATGGCGGCCGGTCGAGCGCGTGGCGGGCATCGTATGCGC TCTCCTAAGGAGCCTGAGCAGCTGCGCAAGCTCTTCATCGGCGGCCTGAGCTTCGAGACGACAGACGAGAGCCTTCGGGGCCACTTCGAGCAATGGGGCACGCTGACCGACTGCGTG GTAATGAGAGATCCAAATACCAAGCGTTCCAGGGGCTTTGGATTTGTTACATACTCTACAGTTGAAGAGGTTGATGCTGCCATGAATGCTAGACCACACAAAGTTGATGGCAGGGTTGTCGAGCCGAAGAGGGCAGTATCCAGAGAG GACTCTCAGAGACCCGGTGCTCACCTGACAGTGAAAAAAATTTTCGTTGGTGGGATTAAGGAAGACACAGAAGAGCACCACTTGAGAGACTACTTTGAACAGTATGGCAAAATTGAAGTGATTGAGATCATGACAGACCGTGGTAGTGGCAAGAAGAGAGGCTTTGCATTTGTCACTTTTGATGATCATGACTCTGTGGACAAGATTGTTA ttcAGAAATATCACACTGTGAATGGCCACAACTGTGAAGTGAGGAAAGCGTTGTCAAAGCAAGAAATGGCTAGCGCTTCATCCAGCCAAAGAG GTCGTAGTGGCTCTGGGAACTTCAGTGGTGGCCGTGGAGGTGGATTTGGTGGAAATGATAACTTTAACCGTGGCAGCAACTTCAGTGGTCGTG GttatggtggtggtggcggcagcggTGGCCCTAGCTACTCAGGAGGAAGCAGAGGCTATGGTGGCGGTAGCAATTATGATGGGTATAACAACGGAGGTGGTGGCTTTGGCGGTGGCAGTGGAG GAGGCAACTTTGGAGGAGGTGGCAACTACAATGACTTTGGCAGTTATAACAACCAATCTTCAAACTTTGGTCCTATGAAAGGCGGGAATTTCggaggcaggagctctgggccgtatggtggcggcggcggtggtggtg GTGGTTATGGTGGCTCCGGTAGTGGAGGTAGTTATGGCGGTGGTAGAAGGTTTTAA
- the HNRNPA1 gene encoding heterogeneous nuclear ribonucleoprotein A1 isoform X1, producing the protein MAAGRARGGHRMRSPKEPEQLRKLFIGGLSFETTDESLRGHFEQWGTLTDCVVMRDPNTKRSRGFGFVTYSTVEEVDAAMNARPHKVDGRVVEPKRAVSREDSQRPGAHLTVKKIFVGGIKEDTEEHHLRDYFEQYGKIEVIEIMTDRGSGKKRGFAFVTFDDHDSVDKIVIQKYHTVNGHNCEVRKALSKQEMASASSSQRGRSGSGNFSGGRGGGFGGNDNFNRGSNFSGRGGFGGSRGGGYGGSGDGYNGFSNEGYGGGGGSGGPSYSGGSRGYGGGSNYDGYNNGGGGFGGGSGGGNFGGGGNYNDFGSYNNQSSNFGPMKGGNFGGRSSGPYGGGGGGGGGYGGSGSGGSYGGGRRF; encoded by the exons ATGGCGGCCGGTCGAGCGCGTGGCGGGCATCGTATGCGC TCTCCTAAGGAGCCTGAGCAGCTGCGCAAGCTCTTCATCGGCGGCCTGAGCTTCGAGACGACAGACGAGAGCCTTCGGGGCCACTTCGAGCAATGGGGCACGCTGACCGACTGCGTG GTAATGAGAGATCCAAATACCAAGCGTTCCAGGGGCTTTGGATTTGTTACATACTCTACAGTTGAAGAGGTTGATGCTGCCATGAATGCTAGACCACACAAAGTTGATGGCAGGGTTGTCGAGCCGAAGAGGGCAGTATCCAGAGAG GACTCTCAGAGACCCGGTGCTCACCTGACAGTGAAAAAAATTTTCGTTGGTGGGATTAAGGAAGACACAGAAGAGCACCACTTGAGAGACTACTTTGAACAGTATGGCAAAATTGAAGTGATTGAGATCATGACAGACCGTGGTAGTGGCAAGAAGAGAGGCTTTGCATTTGTCACTTTTGATGATCATGACTCTGTGGACAAGATTGTTA ttcAGAAATATCACACTGTGAATGGCCACAACTGTGAAGTGAGGAAAGCGTTGTCAAAGCAAGAAATGGCTAGCGCTTCATCCAGCCAAAGAG GTCGTAGTGGCTCTGGGAACTTCAGTGGTGGCCGTGGAGGTGGATTTGGTGGAAATGATAACTTTAACCGTGGCAGCAACTTCAGTGGTCGTG GTGGGTTTGGTGGCAGCCGCGGTGGTGGCTATGGAGGCAGTGGAGACGGCTATAATGGATTTAGCAATGAGG GttatggtggtggtggcggcagcggTGGCCCTAGCTACTCAGGAGGAAGCAGAGGCTATGGTGGCGGTAGCAATTATGATGGGTATAACAACGGAGGTGGTGGCTTTGGCGGTGGCAGTGGAG GAGGCAACTTTGGAGGAGGTGGCAACTACAATGACTTTGGCAGTTATAACAACCAATCTTCAAACTTTGGTCCTATGAAAGGCGGGAATTTCggaggcaggagctctgggccgtatggtggcggcggcggtggtggtg GTGGTTATGGTGGCTCCGGTAGTGGAGGTAGTTATGGCGGTGGTAGAAGGTTTTAA